In Bythopirellula goksoeyrii, a single window of DNA contains:
- a CDS encoding ISH3 family transposase yields MRSQQDYIVTKNEVHGYANDWLARSLKLEYKRTKCTASTLFEILLIAAARMTSVFAVCRDLADAPCDQTIRNALDSSLPDISELERRLNRSLVTELPKALFRKRRRIAVDLTLIPYHGQPLEHEKEIYRSAPKSGTTHFHAYATVAVVHKGHRYTLALTPVEHGEKLKAVLQRLLVIVRRRQVKIRFLLLDKEFFNVEVMSYLKRAGHGFIIPAVVRGRKPKRGKQATGLRAIQKKKNGYYRYRHQGKIDGKTRRTQLTICVASKRYTHKKSGKRRTKKLMYAVWKVRLTPKEIRETYRTRFGIETSYRQMNEARIKTCTRDPALRLLFVGIALVLRNVWVWLHFKMAKGKWSDQPQLFLKLLRFREMLLWISQVVGKHLGADRKQGIEYEAYQRLTENY; encoded by the coding sequence ATGCGTTCACAACAGGATTATATCGTTACCAAGAATGAAGTACACGGCTATGCCAACGATTGGCTGGCTAGGTCTTTGAAGTTGGAGTACAAAAGGACTAAATGCACTGCCAGCACGTTATTCGAGATTCTGTTGATCGCAGCGGCGCGGATGACCAGCGTTTTCGCTGTGTGTCGCGACTTGGCCGATGCACCGTGCGACCAAACGATTCGCAATGCGCTCGACTCATCGCTCCCCGATATCTCCGAACTGGAGCGTCGACTGAATCGCTCGCTGGTAACCGAACTTCCCAAAGCCCTGTTTCGCAAGCGGCGGAGAATAGCCGTCGATCTAACGTTGATTCCCTATCATGGTCAGCCACTGGAGCACGAAAAGGAAATCTATCGCAGCGCACCCAAGAGTGGCACAACACACTTTCATGCCTACGCGACCGTGGCGGTGGTCCACAAAGGCCATCGTTATACACTCGCTTTGACCCCTGTGGAGCATGGCGAAAAGCTCAAGGCAGTGCTCCAGCGACTGCTGGTCATCGTTCGTCGTCGGCAGGTGAAAATACGATTTCTCCTGCTAGACAAGGAGTTTTTCAACGTCGAGGTGATGTCTTACTTGAAGCGTGCTGGGCACGGTTTCATTATTCCAGCGGTCGTGCGGGGTCGCAAACCGAAGCGTGGCAAGCAGGCGACGGGTCTGCGTGCGATCCAAAAGAAGAAGAACGGTTACTATCGTTATCGTCATCAAGGCAAGATCGACGGCAAAACTCGCCGTACCCAGCTCACGATCTGCGTTGCCAGCAAGAGGTATACGCACAAGAAGTCTGGCAAGCGTCGCACCAAGAAGCTGATGTACGCGGTTTGGAAAGTTCGCCTGACCCCCAAAGAGATACGCGAAACCTACCGCACTCGCTTTGGCATCGAGACCAGCTATCGCCAGATGAACGAAGCGCGGATCAAGACCTGTACCCGGGACCCCGCCTTGCGGCTGCTTTTTGTCGGCATCGCCTTGGTGCTGCGAAACGTTTGGGTCTGGCTGCATTTCAAGATGGCCAAAGGAAAATGGAGCGACCAACCGCAACTATTCCTAAAGTTACTCCGCTTCCGAGAAATGCTGCTCTGGATCAGCCAAGTCGTTGGAAAGCACCTCGGAGCCGACCGCAAGCAAGGCATCGAATATGAAGCCTATCAAAGACTTACAGAAAACTACTGA
- a CDS encoding tyrosine-type recombinase/integrase, with amino-acid sequence MSYWELLTIELAQISPLAVASYIEQLTGELSAPTVKLHLAAIRSLFDYLVTGQVVPLNPAAAVRGPRHVVKKGKTPVLTAEEARQLLDGIDLRTIAGVRDRALIGLLVYSFARVSAAVGMDVGDYFSQGRRMWFRLHEKGGKHHEVPAHHKAEEYVEAYMQCAGIRVDSQGPIFRTIDPRSNLTVVRMHRVDVLRMIKRRARQVGLSSRVCCHIFRATGITAYLQCGGLLEYAQRMAAHESVRSTKLYDRTSDTINLDEIEKIQI; translated from the coding sequence ATGTCGTATTGGGAACTACTGACTATCGAATTGGCTCAAATCTCACCGCTAGCGGTTGCCAGTTATATAGAACAACTGACAGGCGAGTTGAGTGCTCCCACCGTCAAACTTCATCTGGCAGCGATTCGCTCCTTATTCGATTACCTGGTCACGGGACAGGTTGTACCGCTCAATCCAGCAGCGGCCGTGCGAGGTCCCAGGCACGTGGTCAAAAAGGGCAAAACTCCTGTGCTTACAGCAGAAGAGGCGCGGCAACTGTTGGATGGCATCGATTTACGGACGATTGCCGGCGTGCGAGACCGCGCTTTAATTGGACTGCTTGTGTATAGTTTTGCGAGGGTCTCGGCAGCCGTTGGAATGGATGTTGGCGACTACTTTTCGCAAGGAAGACGGATGTGGTTTCGACTCCATGAAAAAGGGGGCAAGCATCATGAAGTGCCAGCTCACCATAAAGCTGAGGAATACGTAGAGGCTTACATGCAATGTGCTGGAATTCGTGTTGATTCTCAAGGCCCTATTTTTCGCACCATTGATCCTAGGAGCAATCTGACTGTGGTCCGAATGCACCGGGTTGATGTGCTACGAATGATTAAGCGGCGAGCGCGACAGGTAGGGCTTTCTTCCCGAGTCTGTTGTCATATTTTCCGGGCAACGGGAATCACCGCCTATCTGCAATGCGGTGGGTTGCTGGAATACGCCCAAAGAATGGCCGCCCATGAGTCTGTACGAAGCACTAAACTCTATGACCGAACTTCGGACACGATTAACCTCGATGAGATTGAGAAGATTCAGATCTGA
- a CDS encoding ParA family protein: MNITFAHSKGGVTKSALASNLSVWLHRKGHQVAAIDLDAGEYGNKSLTTSVGQAAPEIPIYQPASPEELRDLLPQLAEQFHFTVADAPGGFQSTAKTNIELLKHSDFVLIPVKPEFDAIEPLSVVEQIIAEARIQNPLLEARVIINCLDGRTRTGRDPQSVVDLVHIISPNLRVMNQKVRIDSSAFQTARINGSVVIQGGRSPAQEDLNALFAELLSDMIVTISQHSQQMAAANS, encoded by the coding sequence ATGAATATTACCTTTGCACACAGTAAGGGTGGGGTCACTAAATCCGCCCTGGCCAGTAATTTGAGTGTTTGGCTCCATAGAAAAGGCCATCAGGTGGCAGCCATCGATCTCGATGCTGGCGAATATGGCAATAAATCACTCACTACCAGCGTAGGGCAGGCGGCTCCAGAGATTCCCATCTATCAACCCGCCAGCCCTGAAGAGCTACGAGACCTGTTACCTCAACTGGCAGAACAGTTTCATTTCACGGTGGCCGATGCCCCGGGAGGCTTTCAGAGTACGGCAAAGACCAATATCGAACTGTTAAAGCACAGCGATTTTGTGCTGATACCGGTAAAGCCCGAGTTCGATGCGATTGAGCCTCTTTCTGTCGTAGAACAGATAATCGCTGAAGCTCGCATCCAGAATCCACTTTTGGAGGCACGGGTAATTATCAACTGTCTCGATGGTCGGACCCGGACAGGCCGAGACCCTCAGAGCGTTGTCGATCTTGTTCATATAATCAGTCCTAACTTGCGAGTCATGAATCAAAAAGTACGGATTGATAGCTCTGCCTTTCAAACTGCCAGAATAAATGGGTCGGTCGTCATTCAGGGAGGAAGGTCTCCTGCTCAGGAAGACCTTAACGCTCTTTTTGCCGAACTCTTGAGTGACATGATCGTTACCATCAGTCAGCACAGTCAACAAATGGCAGCAGCGAACAGTTAG
- a CDS encoding ThiF family adenylyltransferase, translated as MVLERRFSSAIAEVHAKLLTGPWQVSILTTPQLRRYRNRGFQHGWRLVIPHGEGTLDFDVLVTEHFPHQPPRISLATLQRFLVWPHVEEDGVLCLLSSEATINSARPGEVTLSLLQDALQLVLESEIGNNQQDFRNEFTTYWGRKCPEQCIPVWSLLSPDQESRLIPFWSGKEFCLIGESTEQLEHWLNNATKKRISGSREYRQGILLPLPQLPCPKDFPKNGRDLIACIEQSNAKHLIESIHQEGLEGYLAVLAGKTPTGTAFGGVIARVQEKLRYPAERRGGSIIDGFRPGKAPKEVVQSQIKSSLSISLTTVERADALWIHGRGSDPKVKTLQSSTIAILGCGSIGSHLAFLLAEAGVGKLVLCDPEPLKWANVGRHALASDSVGTSKAKSLATTLKNSYPSSVGFDGYCKTWEGLASSMPEKLLTCDLLIAATGNWTTEASLNAWRKTADFRQPLLYCWAEAFAAAGHAIAIFPDDGCLQCGFSPLGLPKLSVTSWSEKTILQEAGCDTSFQPYGPIALSHIVSLAAELALDCLLGSVCESTERIWCGNKRLAKDNGGTWSEEWKSLVGDREQGSFTQELPWVPDKNCLECSFI; from the coding sequence TTGGTTCTTGAACGTCGATTTAGTTCCGCGATCGCCGAAGTTCACGCCAAACTCTTGACTGGTCCGTGGCAGGTATCAATCCTGACGACTCCGCAACTGCGGCGCTATCGGAATAGAGGCTTCCAACATGGTTGGCGGCTGGTGATACCTCACGGCGAAGGGACACTCGACTTCGATGTGCTCGTAACCGAGCACTTCCCTCACCAGCCACCCCGGATCTCTCTGGCAACGCTCCAACGATTCCTCGTTTGGCCGCACGTTGAAGAAGACGGGGTGCTTTGCCTGCTCTCCTCCGAAGCGACAATTAACTCTGCCCGCCCAGGTGAAGTGACACTGTCGCTGTTGCAGGACGCTTTGCAGCTCGTCTTAGAGAGCGAAATTGGCAATAATCAGCAAGACTTTCGCAATGAGTTCACGACATACTGGGGACGCAAGTGTCCTGAGCAATGCATCCCCGTCTGGAGCCTGCTGAGCCCAGATCAAGAGAGCCGCCTGATCCCATTCTGGTCAGGCAAAGAGTTTTGTCTAATCGGCGAATCGACGGAGCAGTTGGAACACTGGCTGAACAACGCTACAAAGAAACGCATCTCAGGATCACGGGAGTACCGACAGGGGATCTTGCTGCCATTGCCTCAACTCCCCTGCCCAAAAGATTTTCCTAAGAATGGCCGTGATTTGATCGCATGCATCGAACAATCTAACGCAAAGCATCTCATTGAATCGATCCACCAGGAAGGCTTAGAAGGCTATCTGGCAGTGCTCGCTGGAAAAACTCCAACTGGCACGGCGTTCGGGGGCGTTATTGCGAGGGTCCAGGAGAAGTTGCGATACCCCGCAGAGAGGCGTGGTGGTTCGATCATCGACGGTTTTCGCCCCGGGAAGGCCCCCAAAGAAGTGGTCCAATCTCAAATTAAGAGTAGCCTATCGATCTCGTTGACCACCGTTGAGCGGGCCGACGCGCTCTGGATACATGGCAGAGGCAGCGATCCGAAGGTCAAGACGTTGCAGTCATCAACTATAGCGATTCTGGGGTGCGGCTCAATCGGCAGCCACCTCGCGTTTCTCCTTGCCGAGGCGGGAGTGGGTAAATTAGTCCTGTGCGATCCGGAACCTCTAAAGTGGGCAAATGTCGGCCGACACGCTTTGGCAAGTGATTCGGTAGGCACAAGCAAAGCAAAATCACTTGCAACTACACTTAAGAACAGTTATCCGTCATCAGTCGGGTTCGATGGATACTGTAAAACTTGGGAGGGTTTGGCATCGAGCATGCCCGAGAAGCTGCTCACATGTGACCTCCTGATCGCCGCAACAGGTAACTGGACTACCGAGGCATCCCTGAACGCTTGGCGAAAAACTGCTGATTTTCGACAGCCCCTGCTGTATTGTTGGGCCGAAGCCTTTGCCGCGGCGGGGCACGCTATCGCTATCTTCCCTGATGATGGTTGCTTGCAATGCGGTTTCTCACCTCTCGGTCTTCCCAAGTTGTCGGTGACTTCTTGGTCCGAGAAAACAATCCTGCAAGAAGCCGGCTGTGACACGTCATTCCAGCCCTACGGCCCGATTGCCTTGTCTCACATTGTCAGCCTGGCGGCAGAATTAGCACTGGATTGCCTCCTCGGCAGCGTGTGCGAATCCACAGAGCGAATCTGGTGTGGCAATAAACGCCTAGCGAAGGACAATGGTGGGACATGGTCAGAAGAGTGGAAGTCACTCGTGGGCGATCGTGAGCAGGGCAGTTTTACCCAAGAACTACCATGGGTTCCCGATAAGAACTGTCTGGAGTGCTCCTTCATATGA
- a CDS encoding cyclic GMP-AMP synthase DncV-like nucleotidyltransferase: MIAINCHAASLNNSQRQCFAFSSELPGFPLTLQTDVRDVNRIDEVFIGDDQMYDCAKDLVAYHNEKVALSKLQQDEMRDRRDSNRKRLKKGLVKEDKPEPKTFQTQGSYAMHTMTQHDESNYDIDDAAIFRKADLKGSQGADMTSLDARKMVRDALDDGSFKTAPKLHTNCVRVHYNVGYQVDIPVYRDVIISGEGTDNENVTRELASSDWKSSDADQVTNWFRRQVIEKSQDSTNGRQLRRITKLIKKFANSRSSWESKTPSGFVITTLVDERYSGYSDREDKSLHTTMKAIRDRLNNSLTVYNPVTPSETIAGADDAGCKFLRDRLTDALDWMEPLFDDECDRTQALKCWDKVYNITYFSDRDNSGATSEDASAKSSVSDFLASHVAPNVVRKEGGGRFA, from the coding sequence ATGATCGCAATCAATTGCCATGCTGCGAGCTTGAATAACAGCCAACGACAATGCTTCGCATTTAGTTCGGAGCTACCTGGATTTCCGTTGACTTTGCAGACCGATGTCCGTGATGTGAATAGGATTGATGAAGTATTTATAGGAGATGACCAAATGTATGACTGTGCCAAAGATTTGGTGGCGTACCACAACGAGAAAGTCGCTCTCTCGAAGCTTCAGCAAGACGAGATGAGAGATCGCAGAGATTCCAACCGCAAACGACTGAAGAAGGGACTCGTTAAAGAAGACAAGCCGGAACCCAAGACCTTCCAAACACAAGGTTCCTATGCTATGCACACCATGACACAACACGATGAGTCGAACTACGACATCGACGACGCTGCGATTTTCCGCAAAGCAGACCTAAAGGGCTCGCAGGGGGCCGACATGACATCTCTAGACGCAAGGAAGATGGTCCGAGATGCTCTTGACGATGGTTCCTTCAAGACTGCACCCAAGCTGCACACGAACTGTGTGCGAGTTCATTATAACGTGGGTTACCAAGTCGACATCCCGGTATACCGGGATGTCATTATCAGTGGGGAGGGTACGGACAACGAGAATGTTACTAGAGAGCTCGCAAGTTCTGATTGGAAGTCCTCTGACGCCGACCAGGTCACCAATTGGTTTAGGCGGCAGGTAATTGAAAAAAGCCAAGATAGCACGAACGGCCGGCAGCTTCGCCGGATTACGAAATTAATCAAGAAGTTTGCAAATAGTCGATCTAGCTGGGAGTCGAAGACGCCCTCTGGCTTTGTAATCACAACGCTAGTTGATGAGCGGTATTCCGGCTACAGCGACCGTGAAGACAAATCACTTCACACAACCATGAAGGCGATTCGCGATCGTTTAAACAACAGTTTGACTGTTTACAATCCGGTTACGCCCTCTGAAACTATCGCGGGGGCCGATGATGCTGGCTGCAAGTTCTTGCGGGATCGGCTAACCGATGCTCTTGACTGGATGGAGCCCCTCTTCGATGACGAGTGCGATCGAACCCAGGCCCTCAAGTGTTGGGACAAGGTTTATAACATAACGTACTTTAGTGACCGGGACAACAGCGGTGCAACTTCGGAAGACGCATCGGCAAAAAGTAGTGTAAGCGATTTCCTAGCGTCCCATGTCGCTCCCAATGTTGTAAGAAAAGAGGGGGGCGGCAGATTTGCATGA
- a CDS encoding Mov34/MPN/PAD-1 family protein produces the protein MKPLEYHVSPIDRHLRLSIEVLEHFRRHRQRRCWDAEAGGQLFGEIGEVTITVVRVTGPRDADTRGRFYYHPDRVAEQREIDEQKRAGLHFLGDWHTHFQKCPRPSKVDLKSMNECVRKSKPLLTGLFLVLVGRSAFPDGLHLSFHGQIDNYSLKSGSFPIEDKG, from the coding sequence ATGAAGCCACTTGAATACCATGTTAGCCCGATTGACCGCCACCTACGGCTCAGCATTGAAGTGCTAGAGCACTTCCGCCGCCACCGTCAGCGTCGCTGCTGGGATGCCGAAGCAGGCGGCCAGTTGTTCGGCGAGATTGGTGAAGTTACCATCACGGTCGTCCGCGTCACTGGCCCACGCGACGCGGATACGCGAGGACGATTCTACTATCACCCCGATCGAGTTGCCGAACAGCGCGAAATCGATGAGCAAAAACGAGCTGGCCTCCACTTTCTCGGCGACTGGCACACACACTTTCAAAAATGCCCCCGGCCTTCCAAGGTCGACCTCAAAAGCATGAACGAGTGCGTGAGGAAATCGAAACCGTTATTGACCGGCCTGTTCCTAGTCCTAGTCGGTCGCAGTGCCTTTCCTGACGGCTTGCACTTGTCATTTCACGGCCAGATTGACAATTACTCGTTGAAGTCCGGCAGCTTTCCGATTGAGGACAAAGGTTAG
- a CDS encoding ParA family protein, translating into MSYRSQTRYSGHMLIAFANSKGGVGKSTLAVHLAVLLFDLGKTVALLDTDKQRSSSTWIAEARRVRHFGDDLEVMRIIGRI; encoded by the coding sequence TTGTCATACCGCTCGCAGACGCGCTACTCTGGGCACATGTTAATCGCGTTTGCAAATAGTAAAGGCGGAGTAGGGAAGTCAACGCTGGCCGTGCATCTTGCCGTATTGCTATTCGACCTTGGGAAGACTGTGGCTCTGCTTGATACTGACAAACAGCGTTCCAGTTCAACCTGGATCGCCGAAGCTCGTCGAGTTCGCCATTTCGGCGACGACCTCGAGGTTATGAGAATCATCGGGCGAATTTAG
- a CDS encoding S-4TM family putative pore-forming effector, with product MSNSIPERQNEPEFIDLLFASQRAYKLAKTASNVQCFLAISAIGASQVAYHWFPGDPDRKALAAVYSFLVLFFNTLLLEKCRNNYQRMAANIQEIFDTTLFELPWNDYRVGPSTAKEEIAGLVRAAKNPGMTRGLLRRMGLRNKTELKDWYPTQVGQLPLQYARFICQRASLFWDSKLRRNLAMGVKLSGFVIAALICLGCVYFELNMNTIVISVLAPTLPLAAKIYRDVCKHESSADFSDRAKSLLESVWGKIIKDSSSLTEFDMTDASRRVQDELYDRRRTSPLVPEWFYHFFRKGFEDNMKQGAEEMVARAKASLSSSS from the coding sequence ATGTCGAATTCAATTCCAGAACGCCAGAATGAACCTGAGTTCATCGACTTGCTATTCGCCTCGCAACGTGCGTATAAACTGGCGAAGACCGCTTCCAACGTACAGTGCTTTCTCGCGATTTCGGCTATCGGGGCTTCCCAGGTCGCCTACCATTGGTTTCCCGGCGATCCAGACCGAAAGGCCTTGGCAGCCGTATATTCGTTTCTGGTGCTCTTCTTTAATACCCTCCTGCTTGAAAAATGCCGTAATAATTACCAACGAATGGCCGCTAATATTCAAGAAATATTCGATACGACGTTATTCGAGTTGCCTTGGAATGATTACCGCGTCGGCCCATCCACCGCGAAGGAAGAGATCGCTGGACTCGTTCGTGCTGCCAAGAACCCTGGGATGACTCGAGGATTGCTGAGACGAATGGGACTTAGAAACAAGACCGAGCTAAAGGACTGGTACCCGACGCAAGTCGGACAACTGCCACTTCAATATGCACGCTTTATCTGCCAGAGAGCTAGTCTCTTCTGGGACTCCAAACTTCGTCGCAACCTAGCTATGGGAGTGAAGTTGTCGGGTTTTGTAATCGCTGCACTGATCTGTTTAGGTTGCGTCTACTTCGAACTTAATATGAATACGATCGTCATATCGGTTCTGGCTCCCACCCTACCCTTGGCAGCGAAAATATATCGAGATGTGTGCAAGCATGAAAGCTCTGCAGACTTTAGTGATCGGGCCAAATCACTCTTAGAATCGGTCTGGGGTAAGATTATCAAAGACTCATCAAGTCTCACCGAATTTGACATGACCGATGCGTCAAGGCGGGTGCAGGACGAACTGTACGACCGACGGCGTACATCCCCGTTGGTTCCCGAATGGTTCTATCATTTTTTCCGCAAAGGGTTTGAAGACAATATGAAACAAGGAGCCGAGGAAATGGTCGCCAGAGCGAAGGCGAGTCTTTCCTCTTCTTCCTAA
- a CDS encoding 3'-5' exonuclease, translating into MTAALTAERLVFVDLETGGLHVEACHPVIQIAAIAVDAESLSEIESFEMNVEFDPAMCDPKALGINKFDPDVWAMTAIPSELVTIYFADYLRRHATVDLRKKDGSHFRVAKLVAHNAAFDVGFLHGWYRQHYKYLPAARQALCTLQRALWLFQEDHSLTPPADYKLGTLAEYFGVRTTPDHTAMNDIRATIELYRVLKSQILALTANQRLYLDHLSGVTGLSLRNMLNRAINAVVREMAN; encoded by the coding sequence ATGACTGCTGCACTCACAGCAGAACGGCTCGTCTTTGTCGACCTCGAAACGGGCGGGCTCCATGTCGAAGCGTGCCATCCAGTCATCCAGATCGCAGCGATTGCCGTGGATGCCGAATCACTCTCTGAGATTGAATCGTTTGAGATGAATGTCGAATTCGATCCTGCTATGTGTGACCCCAAGGCACTCGGCATCAACAAATTCGACCCGGATGTCTGGGCGATGACGGCGATCCCCTCGGAACTCGTCACGATCTATTTTGCGGACTACTTGCGCCGGCACGCCACCGTGGATCTGCGCAAGAAAGATGGTAGCCATTTTCGCGTCGCCAAACTTGTGGCCCACAATGCGGCGTTTGATGTGGGATTTTTGCACGGCTGGTATCGTCAGCACTACAAGTATTTGCCTGCTGCTCGCCAAGCACTTTGTACTTTGCAGCGTGCCCTCTGGCTGTTTCAAGAAGACCACTCGCTCACCCCACCTGCTGACTACAAGCTTGGCACGCTGGCTGAGTATTTTGGGGTACGGACTACGCCAGACCACACGGCAATGAACGATATTCGAGCGACGATTGAACTCTACCGAGTGCTCAAAAGCCAAATTCTGGCCCTCACTGCCAATCAACGGCTGTATTTGGACCACCTGTCAGGAGTTACCGGCTTATCACTTCGCAACATGCTGAATCGGGCCATCAATGCTGTGGTAAGAGAGATGGCCAACTAA
- a CDS encoding glucosamine-6-phosphate deaminase, with amino-acid sequence MEIQIFQDLATVAEHAASAGAREIRAAIEARGRATVVMASAASQIQMVEALLKEPDIKWQTVRLFHLDEYVGLPIEHPASFRRFLWERFIRHLALPPREVNFLNAESNAEEECLRVGNLIRQEPVDVAFIGIGENCHIAFNDPPANFETESPFIVVRLDEQCRKQQVGEGWFRSLDGVPHQAISMSVRQIMKSKHVICTVPDERKAQAVRNSVEGPVSNQVPASILQEHPHTSLFLDSHSAALLSKHE; translated from the coding sequence GTGGAAATCCAGATTTTCCAAGATTTAGCTACAGTTGCTGAGCATGCGGCTTCGGCCGGGGCTAGAGAAATTCGTGCTGCTATTGAAGCAAGAGGTCGAGCAACAGTTGTCATGGCTTCGGCAGCTTCCCAAATTCAAATGGTCGAAGCACTTTTGAAAGAACCGGACATCAAATGGCAAACAGTTAGACTCTTTCACTTGGATGAGTACGTAGGACTTCCCATCGAACACCCAGCATCTTTTCGCCGTTTTCTCTGGGAGCGGTTTATAAGGCATCTCGCATTACCCCCACGAGAAGTCAACTTTCTCAATGCAGAGTCCAATGCCGAGGAAGAATGCCTTCGCGTTGGCAACTTAATTCGCCAGGAACCCGTCGATGTCGCTTTCATTGGAATCGGCGAGAACTGCCACATCGCCTTCAACGACCCCCCCGCCAATTTCGAAACAGAGTCTCCATTTATTGTAGTGCGTCTAGACGAACAATGCCGGAAGCAGCAAGTTGGCGAGGGCTGGTTCCGCTCACTCGACGGCGTGCCTCACCAAGCAATCAGTATGTCGGTTCGACAAATCATGAAATCAAAGCATGTCATATGTACTGTACCCGACGAACGAAAAGCTCAGGCAGTCCGTAATTCGGTGGAAGGTCCTGTCAGTAATCAAGTACCAGCTTCTATTCTTCAAGAGCACCCACATACATCGCTATTTCTCGACTCTCATTCTGCTGCTTTGCTCTCGAAGCACGAATGA
- a CDS encoding replication initiator protein A gives MGQAKRKSDSGKTTSRGVDGLNLVEFPLSVLSTTVPKNIKTLEFNETKLIDGKPLHQKLTITGSDKYGLPTITHHKLLVALLQVFNERGDYNNPRIEFTRYELLKKVGWPDDAHYYRVTREALKIWKGVTLYYENAWWVDGKFKTKGFSLIDDFELFEKKRGTGRRTKGEQIQDPSYVVLGSVVVEEFRKERTKGLDYEFYQRLKYPVSKQLYRYLDKWFWYSPVFRHPDVLVFAQEKIGLSRNYDTANLKRLLDKGIKELTTMGYLRKDAFPNRYTKTGGLELRRNLAKELPEQVKCENKLELELQKRGVSQGRRKPTCAGSLIDTCPESLIAEKIAVHDWLVEKSDPGIQKNPAGYLVDSIRHDWPNPSGYKSKELLQAEAESKQAAERRVAKRQQKQQAAEKQQQTAEEAQFQEFVTQLQVDGSFDDYAEQSLRYGLFKRYFDQSHEAGDIEAAQDWQLRAVRAHWNKTHRNSQKGKKGLAGV, from the coding sequence ATGGGACAGGCGAAACGTAAATCTGATTCAGGGAAAACAACTTCAAGAGGTGTCGATGGGCTGAATCTGGTCGAGTTCCCTTTGTCGGTCCTCTCGACCACAGTTCCTAAAAATATCAAAACGCTTGAATTCAATGAAACGAAGCTCATCGACGGCAAGCCGCTTCACCAAAAACTCACCATCACGGGTTCTGACAAATACGGCCTCCCCACGATCACGCACCACAAGCTCCTGGTAGCCCTCCTGCAGGTATTTAATGAACGAGGGGACTACAACAATCCCCGGATAGAATTCACCCGCTACGAGCTGCTGAAGAAGGTTGGCTGGCCAGACGATGCCCACTACTACCGGGTAACCCGAGAGGCCTTAAAAATCTGGAAAGGGGTCACCCTCTACTATGAAAACGCCTGGTGGGTGGACGGAAAGTTCAAGACCAAGGGATTTTCACTGATTGACGATTTTGAGTTGTTTGAGAAGAAACGAGGAACCGGTAGACGCACTAAAGGAGAACAAATCCAAGACCCCTCCTACGTGGTACTGGGGAGTGTGGTCGTCGAAGAATTCCGCAAGGAACGCACCAAGGGGCTCGACTATGAGTTCTACCAGCGACTCAAGTATCCAGTCTCCAAACAACTTTACCGCTATCTCGATAAGTGGTTCTGGTATTCCCCTGTGTTCAGGCATCCTGACGTGCTGGTATTTGCCCAGGAAAAAATTGGCCTCAGCAGAAACTACGATACTGCCAACTTGAAACGCCTACTCGACAAAGGAATCAAAGAGTTGACTACTATGGGTTACTTGCGAAAAGACGCGTTTCCTAACAGGTACACGAAAACAGGTGGTCTTGAACTAAGGAGAAACCTCGCCAAAGAATTACCGGAGCAAGTAAAATGTGAAAACAAACTCGAACTGGAACTTCAAAAGCGTGGGGTGAGCCAAGGGCGCAGGAAACCCACCTGCGCCGGGAGTCTAATCGATACATGTCCCGAATCGCTCATTGCGGAAAAAATAGCAGTCCATGACTGGCTTGTCGAAAAGTCAGACCCTGGCATCCAGAAGAATCCAGCAGGTTATCTGGTCGATTCCATCCGACACGACTGGCCAAACCCCAGTGGCTACAAATCAAAAGAATTGCTCCAAGCTGAAGCTGAGTCCAAACAGGCTGCTGAGCGCCGAGTTGCCAAGCGGCAGCAAAAACAACAAGCGGCTGAAAAACAACAACAAACTGCAGAAGAGGCCCAATTCCAAGAATTTGTTACCCAATTACAAGTTGACGGATCATTCGATGACTATGCTGAACAGTCCCTTCGCTACGGCCTGTTCAAACGATACTTCGATCAGAGCCATGAGGCGGGAGACATCGAAGCGGCCCAAGATTGGCAACTGAGAGCAGTCCGTGCCCACTGGAACAAAACCCACAGGAATAGCCAAAAGGGTAAAAAAGGTCTAGCAGGAGTGTGA